Proteins from one Anopheles nili chromosome 2, idAnoNiliSN_F5_01, whole genome shotgun sequence genomic window:
- the LOC128721367 gene encoding dehydrodolichyl diphosphate synthase complex subunit DHDDS, giving the protein MAPSAAAASIAVVPALASPSSPSTWVRESNLLWYHRWLIRVLRAGPIPTHVAFIMDGNRRYAKKANIAKAEGHSAGFEKLSETLQWCLEVGITEVTVYAFSIENFKRTQDEVDTLMNLARDKFQRLLAERDQLHERGICIRIIGNWELLAPDIQRNIAEAVLLTRHNRRAILNVAFAYTSRDEITHSIRTIAQAVGDGQLEPDDVSEELLTRCLYTKYSAEPDLLVRTSGEVRLSDFLLWQSTSTVMYFTETLWPEFTIWHLLGAVFYYQRVRCRMLDVRRALDRYTDEPYGSCGQRKKRVGRFLKHVERQEERQLIQLARGTGIK; this is encoded by the coding sequence ATGGCTCCTTCCGCCGCTGCAGCTTCCATCGCCGTGGTTCCAGCGTTGGCATCACCGTCATCGCCTTCGACGTGGGTCCGCGAGAGCAACCTACTCTGGTACCACCGGTGGCTAATTCGCGTCCTGCGAGCTGGCCCCATCCCAACGCACGTCGCGTTCATCATGGACGGCAACCGGAGGTACGCGAAGAAAGCCAACATCGCCAAAGCGGAAGGCCACTCGGCGGGGTTCGAGAAACTCTCCGAGACGCTGCAATGGTGTCTAGAGGTGGGCATCACCGAGGTGACCGTGTACGCGTTCAGCATAGAGAACTTCAAGCGCACGCAGGACGAGGTGGACACACTGATGAATCTAGCCCGGGATAAATTCCAGCGGCTGCTGGCGGAACGCGACCAGCTGCACGAGCGCGGCATCTGCATCCGCATCATCGGCAACTGGGAGCTGCTGGCACCGGACATCCAGCGCAACATCGCCGAAGCGGTTCTGCTCACTCGTCACAACCGCCGGGCCATCCTGAACGTGGCGTTCGCCTATACGTCCCGGGACGAGATCACACATTCCATCCGCACCATCGCGCAAGCCGTCGGCGATGGGCAGCTTGAGCCGGACGACGTGAGCGAGGAGCTGCTAACGCGCTGCCTCTACACTAAGTATTCCGCCGAACCGGACTTGCTCGTACGCACGTCCGGCGAGGTGCGGCTAAGCGACTTCCTGCTGTGGCAGTCGACGTCCACCGTGATGTACTTCACCGAAACGCTCTGGCCCGAGTTCACCATTTGGCATCTGCTCGGGGCTGTCTTCTACTATCAACGGGTGCGCTGTCGCATGCTGGACGTACGGCGGGCGCTGGATCGGTACACCGACGAACCGTACGGATCCTGCGGGCAGCGAAAGAAGCGCGTCGGTCGCTTCCTGAAGCACGTCGAGCGGCAGGAGGAACGTCAGCTGATACAGCTGGCGCGGGGGACGggtataaaataa